One window from the genome of Oceanispirochaeta sp. M1 encodes:
- a CDS encoding tetratricopeptide repeat protein gives MKFLCSKSGLCITFITFLYLFQPQLVTSQEDPGTAIEGAEDTGEVDSTAEKRPEDIKLTPVYPNSEEGLIFLEGESAVSTNFATSAVYNYGASGYKSLQLIQQNAPYGGQAYFAEYAFYVEEEGDYAFWYGGTPPGPEDTVFPSFSSTFRYVLDGAEAVPVFREDVAVVEAYTPSYYWMEVEELHLTKGVHRIRFEVPDKRRYDGRYYFFIDAFFFLRQDLMEEELTLVPAVFPKNRTDRSIDNPFQSISYYEKAIKEDPGNKNAYIILSMVYSLLGDYINSIKNLNKAVSLDPEDPYPLLLTAKNRIWNGEVTEGLTVYRQLLNIAPDNAAYWAEAGKVAAWTGNYRESIEFFTQGLEQFPDDLNLQVNLGLTYLWMARSDDADTVFKEAEESAGTHDKVMDLGGIHSVNGYPQYAENIYLNEIESSPEYLETYLALESSYRQMGDTKKAEQIIARIYETFEESPELSEYMKVHDEKINMKDGILQDYIDALAEQPDNIPLRQLLSQTYFWNGLREEAVDHSLRILINKLYVSMKEFDSKSMELLSLMDRMSQFREQFQQIQEAYLLGGKELTLAKSTYEKAIAAQEKKADDPLLMEKADAATKAYIDAFDNYSTWSFRMMGLDSDKQDLMEELSLILDKEKGDEDIFRQLLGESEWSWDRYFTQSELRQVHRDEPFLAGYILSRLALFSRKTGEAGRYLESNLFKDDPAASYGLFESYLWSMNKEKRESMWEEKSDVLTLYRQHLFDMEAVAWANPESQGYMVPTAEESDALIQEMQDRVSTLRSESEELTDSLGSMYKALDQQLVRQIYYYEQDTYLLRYSLGEYYLDMEQNIKAVRQFERVLAMDPWNISANYKLGIVSQRAGDWSRAMDQYKKVYYQNPGYENAAYYYNQLARQNADSVSVSAQNITDTTRINYRGIANYQTKINTWLGWGLTYKLDMDRKYKVINPIDDPDLNSPSEFKMHSFEIDVPFTISNWNLTITPMGGFYLGNASYSEGVITTDWQDITTPGDLASEIIIKPLAGLSANWKWNFLDTSMGYRYQLERESMFPDKSLTRSHFINLNAATYFPLENSYDWGPVITRTYGQFEFLNNTNSDTDRNVKGQVIQEASLGVVVARKPLFRLTANGMFNLEDGSESDIQDYYLPSGVLEAKGGLRATLNFHNETYTENIELSLYGAAGGYWVNVWGEEEMAQSLKAESYFGLYYVKETMTLFLNVGGSSTFKNAKDLNFWEFSAMVGAKVNVPSLLTN, from the coding sequence ATGAAATTTCTTTGTTCTAAAAGCGGACTGTGTATCACTTTTATTACGTTTCTATATCTATTTCAGCCTCAGCTGGTCACTTCTCAGGAAGATCCCGGAACAGCCATAGAGGGAGCAGAAGATACGGGTGAAGTAGATTCAACGGCAGAAAAGAGGCCTGAGGATATCAAATTGACACCTGTTTATCCCAACAGTGAAGAGGGCCTGATATTCCTTGAAGGAGAATCGGCTGTCTCCACTAACTTCGCAACCTCTGCAGTTTATAACTACGGAGCTTCAGGTTATAAGTCTCTGCAGCTTATTCAACAGAATGCCCCCTATGGCGGTCAGGCTTATTTTGCTGAATATGCATTTTATGTTGAAGAAGAGGGAGATTATGCTTTCTGGTATGGAGGAACTCCTCCGGGACCTGAAGATACTGTCTTTCCATCATTTTCAAGTACATTCCGTTATGTTCTGGACGGCGCTGAAGCCGTACCTGTCTTCAGGGAAGATGTCGCCGTTGTTGAAGCCTACACCCCTTCCTATTACTGGATGGAAGTGGAGGAGCTGCATCTGACAAAGGGTGTGCACCGTATCAGATTTGAAGTACCCGATAAGCGCCGTTATGACGGACGTTATTACTTTTTTATAGATGCATTCTTTTTTCTCAGACAGGATCTGATGGAAGAGGAGCTGACCCTGGTTCCTGCGGTATTTCCTAAAAATAGAACCGACCGTTCCATTGATAATCCCTTTCAGTCAATCTCATATTATGAGAAGGCAATAAAGGAGGACCCTGGTAATAAAAATGCCTATATTATTTTATCCATGGTGTATTCCCTGCTTGGGGATTATATCAATTCAATTAAAAATCTCAACAAGGCGGTGAGTCTTGATCCTGAAGATCCCTATCCTCTGCTGCTTACAGCCAAGAACAGGATCTGGAACGGTGAAGTCACAGAAGGACTGACCGTATATAGACAGCTCCTGAACATTGCTCCCGATAATGCGGCTTACTGGGCAGAAGCCGGTAAGGTAGCCGCCTGGACAGGGAATTACAGAGAGTCAATCGAGTTTTTCACTCAGGGACTGGAACAGTTTCCAGATGATTTGAACCTTCAGGTCAACCTGGGGCTTACATACCTCTGGATGGCCCGGAGTGATGATGCGGATACTGTTTTCAAGGAAGCAGAAGAGAGTGCCGGTACTCATGACAAGGTCATGGATCTTGGGGGAATACACTCGGTCAACGGATATCCCCAGTATGCTGAGAATATCTATCTGAATGAGATAGAGTCTTCTCCCGAATATCTTGAAACCTATCTGGCCCTTGAAAGCTCATACAGGCAGATGGGAGATACAAAAAAAGCGGAACAGATAATAGCCCGAATTTATGAAACTTTTGAGGAAAGCCCTGAACTGAGCGAGTACATGAAGGTTCATGATGAAAAGATCAACATGAAAGACGGTATTCTGCAGGACTATATTGATGCTCTTGCAGAACAGCCTGACAATATTCCTCTGCGACAGCTCCTTTCTCAAACCTATTTCTGGAATGGCCTCAGGGAAGAAGCTGTAGACCATTCTCTGCGAATTCTTATCAACAAGCTCTATGTGAGTATGAAGGAATTTGACAGCAAGTCTATGGAACTTCTTTCACTTATGGACAGAATGTCACAGTTCCGGGAACAGTTTCAGCAGATCCAGGAAGCCTACCTGCTGGGCGGGAAAGAACTGACCCTGGCCAAATCCACATATGAAAAAGCCATTGCCGCACAGGAAAAGAAAGCTGATGATCCTCTTTTGATGGAAAAGGCCGATGCTGCAACCAAGGCCTATATTGATGCCTTTGATAATTACAGTACCTGGAGTTTCAGAATGATGGGCCTGGATTCTGATAAACAGGATCTAATGGAGGAGTTGTCTCTTATTCTTGATAAAGAAAAGGGAGATGAGGATATCTTCAGACAGCTTCTGGGTGAATCCGAGTGGAGCTGGGATAGATATTTTACTCAGAGTGAACTTCGACAGGTTCATAGGGATGAACCCTTCCTGGCTGGATATATTTTATCCAGGCTGGCTCTATTTTCAAGGAAGACAGGAGAAGCCGGACGCTATCTGGAGAGTAATCTTTTTAAAGATGATCCGGCAGCGAGCTACGGTCTTTTTGAGAGTTATCTCTGGAGCATGAATAAAGAGAAACGGGAGAGTATGTGGGAAGAGAAATCCGATGTACTCACTCTCTACCGTCAGCACCTCTTTGATATGGAGGCTGTTGCCTGGGCAAACCCTGAAAGTCAGGGTTATATGGTGCCCACTGCAGAAGAAAGCGATGCCTTAATTCAGGAAATGCAAGACCGTGTATCTACCTTGAGAAGTGAATCAGAAGAACTTACAGATTCTCTCGGTAGTATGTATAAGGCTCTGGATCAGCAACTGGTCCGTCAGATCTATTATTATGAACAGGATACTTATCTGCTCCGTTATTCTCTGGGGGAGTACTATCTTGATATGGAGCAGAATATCAAGGCTGTCAGACAGTTTGAACGTGTTCTGGCTATGGACCCCTGGAATATTTCGGCTAATTACAAGCTGGGAATCGTAAGCCAGAGGGCCGGTGACTGGTCACGGGCCATGGATCAGTACAAAAAAGTCTATTATCAGAATCCGGGCTATGAAAATGCTGCCTATTATTACAATCAGCTGGCCAGGCAGAATGCGGATTCCGTTTCTGTATCGGCCCAGAATATTACCGATACCACACGTATCAACTACAGGGGCATAGCCAATTACCAGACAAAAATAAATACATGGCTGGGATGGGGACTGACCTATAAGCTGGATATGGATCGTAAATACAAGGTGATCAATCCTATAGATGATCCTGATCTGAATTCACCCAGTGAGTTCAAGATGCACTCTTTTGAAATTGATGTACCCTTTACTATTTCAAACTGGAATCTGACTATCACTCCTATGGGTGGTTTTTATCTTGGTAATGCAAGCTACAGTGAGGGCGTGATCACCACTGACTGGCAGGATATCACTACACCTGGAGATCTGGCATCAGAGATTATTATAAAACCTCTGGCAGGGCTTTCAGCAAATTGGAAATGGAATTTCCTTGATACCTCAATGGGATATCGATATCAGCTTGAAAGGGAGTCCATGTTCCCCGATAAGAGCCTGACACGCAGTCATTTTATCAATCTGAATGCAGCTACTTATTTTCCACTTGAAAATTCCTATGATTGGGGGCCTGTTATTACAAGGACCTATGGACAGTTTGAATTTCTTAACAACACCAATTCCGATACGGATCGAAATGTGAAAGGACAGGTCATTCAGGAAGCGTCCTTAGGCGTGGTCGTTGCCCGGAAACCATTATTTCGTCTGACAGCCAATGGAATGTTTAACCTTGAAGACGGCAGCGAGTCGGATATTCAGGATTATTACCTGCCAAGCGGTGTCCTCGAGGCAAAGGGTGGTCTTAGAGCTACCTTGAACTTTCATAACGAAACCTATACAGAAAATATTGAATTGAGTCTTTACGGCGCAGCCGGGGGATACTGGGTCAATGTATGGGGAGAAGAGGAGATGGCTCAGTCTTTAAAGGCTGAAAGCTATTTTGGACTCTATTATGTGAAGGAGACAATGACTCTCTTCCTCAATGTGGGCGGTAGTTCTACTTTCAAGAATGCAAAGGATCTGAACTTCTGGGAATTCTCAGCTATGGTTGGAGCCAAGGTCAACGTTCCATCGCTTCTTACAAATTAG
- a CDS encoding GAF domain-containing protein, which translates to MSFWHGRLAGLLTLGISLLMYCGGQIFLFNEIPELLQIFNVLSLGILLIYLGGALRKLREYKMTKIMRRFRRNSEERNQLSKISHAQQDIIQELEERVTRQKDAINLLYDRIHEIDCLDTNLSISKLLDTLTHFTEAEALSLWVYDPSLNKLRLRMRKGDEQEGEQPILDLKESIEGWVFRNNQLFSMRMTLDYDNLNQLNSKNSIMCFPVVLDNKTWGVVNIESLPFIKYSEYTENLVQIIISLAQPALKKALDFENLLMGEEQHDITGLPQFTQLYRILDKNRYDESGTINSSSLILIEFQEYPELIDEYGTERIIKLQAELSKSLADKQINSPELFHYRDDSKMALYVPHMDFDGCSLFCLEALESINSKSWDLDGKKISPDVNLGYASSGTGEKMDPDDLIKRAEFLLEIQKI; encoded by the coding sequence ATGTCCTTTTGGCATGGAAGGCTTGCGGGGCTCCTGACTCTGGGTATATCTCTTCTGATGTATTGCGGGGGGCAGATATTTTTATTTAATGAGATCCCCGAGCTGCTTCAAATATTCAATGTATTAAGCCTGGGAATACTACTGATTTATCTGGGCGGAGCTTTAAGAAAACTCCGTGAATATAAAATGACTAAAATCATGCGCAGATTCCGGCGGAACTCAGAAGAAAGGAATCAGCTCAGCAAAATATCACATGCCCAGCAGGATATTATTCAGGAACTGGAAGAGCGTGTTACACGTCAGAAAGACGCCATCAACCTCCTTTATGACAGGATTCATGAGATAGATTGTCTGGATACCAATCTAAGTATCTCCAAACTTCTTGATACTCTGACTCATTTCACTGAAGCAGAAGCACTCTCACTATGGGTTTATGATCCGTCTCTCAACAAGCTCCGTCTGAGAATGAGAAAAGGTGATGAACAGGAAGGCGAACAGCCGATCCTGGATCTTAAGGAATCCATCGAAGGTTGGGTATTCAGAAATAACCAGCTTTTTTCCATGAGAATGACCCTGGATTACGACAATCTCAATCAACTCAACAGCAAGAACAGCATCATGTGTTTTCCTGTTGTTCTTGATAATAAAACATGGGGAGTTGTCAATATTGAGTCCCTCCCCTTTATTAAATACAGTGAGTATACGGAAAACCTGGTACAGATTATCATCAGTCTGGCTCAGCCGGCCCTGAAAAAGGCTCTGGATTTTGAGAATCTGCTCATGGGAGAAGAGCAGCATGATATAACAGGTCTACCCCAGTTTACTCAGCTGTACCGTATTCTAGATAAGAATCGCTATGATGAATCAGGAACAATCAACTCCTCAAGCCTTATTTTAATAGAATTTCAGGAGTATCCGGAACTTATAGATGAATATGGTACTGAAAGGATTATTAAACTCCAGGCTGAGCTTTCCAAGAGTCTTGCGGATAAACAGATCAACAGTCCTGAACTGTTCCATTACAGGGATGATTCAAAAATGGCTCTGTATGTACCTCATATGGACTTTGACGGATGTTCACTCTTCTGTCTTGAGGCTCTTGAGAGTATCAATTCAAAGAGCTGGGATCTGGACGGCAAAAAGATATCTCCTGATGTAAACCTGGGCTATGCTTCGAGCGGTACGGGTGAAAAAATGGACCCCGATGATCTGATAAAAAGAGCAGAATTCCTTCTGGAGATTCAGAAGATATGA